A section of the Caballeronia sp. M1242 genome encodes:
- a CDS encoding D-alanine--D-alanine ligase yields the protein MNNIDPKVFGKVAVLLGGNSAEREVSLNSGRLVLEGLREAGVDAHPFDPAERPLSDLKAEGFERAFIALHGGYGENGQLQGALDFYGIRYTGSGVLGSALGMDKLRTKLVWQQTGIPTPPFETVYRGDDYAERAQEIIAKLGLPLFVKPASEGSSVAVIKVKSAQRLVPALEEAAKFDKIVIVEQSIEGGGEYTCCIAGDLDLPVIKIVPAGEFYDYHAKYVADDTKYLIPCGLTEAEEARMKQLTQRAFDMLGCTDWGRADFMLDADGNPYFLEVNTAPGMTDHSLPPKAARAVGISYKDLVVKVLSLTLKN from the coding sequence GTGAACAACATCGATCCGAAGGTCTTCGGCAAAGTGGCGGTGCTTCTCGGCGGGAATTCCGCCGAGCGCGAAGTCTCGCTCAACTCGGGCCGCCTCGTGCTGGAAGGGCTGCGAGAGGCGGGCGTCGACGCGCATCCGTTCGATCCCGCCGAACGCCCGTTGTCGGATCTAAAGGCGGAAGGTTTCGAGCGCGCGTTCATCGCGCTGCACGGCGGCTATGGCGAGAACGGCCAGTTGCAAGGCGCGCTGGATTTCTACGGCATTCGCTATACGGGCAGCGGCGTGCTCGGCTCGGCGCTCGGCATGGACAAGCTGCGCACCAAGCTCGTGTGGCAGCAGACCGGCATTCCGACGCCGCCGTTCGAAACCGTCTATCGCGGCGACGACTATGCGGAGCGCGCGCAGGAAATCATCGCGAAGCTGGGGCTGCCGCTCTTCGTGAAGCCGGCGAGCGAAGGATCGAGCGTCGCGGTCATCAAGGTAAAGAGCGCGCAACGGCTCGTGCCGGCGCTGGAAGAGGCCGCGAAGTTCGACAAGATCGTGATCGTCGAGCAGAGCATCGAAGGCGGCGGCGAGTACACGTGCTGCATCGCCGGCGATCTCGATTTGCCGGTCATCAAGATCGTGCCGGCGGGCGAGTTCTACGACTATCACGCGAAGTACGTCGCCGACGACACGAAGTATCTGATTCCCTGCGGTCTGACGGAGGCCGAAGAAGCGCGCATGAAGCAACTGACGCAGCGCGCGTTCGACATGCTCGGCTGCACGGACTGGGGCCGCGCCGATTTCATGCTGGACGCCGACGGCAATCCGTACTTCCTCGAAGTGAACACCGCGCCGGGCATGACGGATCACTCGCTGCCGCCGAAAGCGGCGCGCGCGGTCGGCATCAGCTACAAGGATCTGGTTGTGAAGGTGCTGTCTCTCACCCTCAAGAACTGA
- the murC gene encoding UDP-N-acetylmuramate--L-alanine ligase, protein MKHIVKHIHFVGIGGAGMSGIAEVLLNLGYQVSGSDLSKNAVTERLKALGARVEIGHNEQNIEGANAVVVSTAVRPDNPEVLAARHRRVPIVPRAVMLAELMRLKQGIAIAGTHGKTTTTSLVASVLAAGGLDPTFVIGGRLISAGANARLGTGDFIVAEADESDASFLNLFPVIEVITNIDADHMDTYGHDFARLKQAFIEFTHRLPFYGIAVLCVDDPNVREILPFVSKPIIRYGIGAEAQVRAVNVEARDGRMHFTTLREDAPPLDIVLNLPGLHNVQNALAAIAIATELEVADADIQRALAEFNGVGRRFQRYGDVKTNDNEGAYTLIDDYGHHPVEMAATIAAARGAFPDRRLVLAFQPHRYTRTRDCFEDFVKVLSTVDALVLTDVYAAGEAPIVAADGRALARAIRVAGKVEPVFVETVDEVPDAVTTLARNGDVVITMGAGSIGGVCGRLAQSQPQ, encoded by the coding sequence ATGAAACACATCGTCAAGCACATTCACTTCGTCGGCATCGGCGGAGCAGGGATGAGCGGCATCGCGGAAGTGCTGCTGAACCTCGGCTACCAGGTCAGCGGCTCGGACCTTTCGAAGAACGCCGTCACCGAGCGGCTGAAGGCGCTCGGCGCGCGCGTCGAGATCGGACACAACGAGCAGAACATCGAAGGCGCGAACGCGGTCGTCGTATCGACGGCCGTGCGTCCCGACAATCCCGAAGTGCTGGCGGCGCGCCATCGGCGCGTGCCGATCGTGCCGCGCGCCGTCATGCTCGCCGAACTCATGCGGCTGAAGCAGGGCATCGCCATTGCCGGCACGCACGGCAAGACCACGACGACATCGCTCGTCGCAAGCGTGTTGGCCGCGGGCGGGCTCGATCCGACGTTCGTGATCGGCGGGCGTCTGATCAGCGCGGGCGCGAACGCGCGGCTCGGCACGGGCGATTTCATTGTCGCCGAAGCCGATGAATCGGACGCGTCGTTCCTCAATCTCTTCCCGGTGATCGAAGTCATCACGAACATCGACGCCGATCACATGGACACCTACGGCCACGACTTCGCGCGGCTCAAGCAGGCGTTCATCGAATTCACGCACCGGCTGCCGTTCTACGGCATCGCGGTGCTGTGCGTCGACGACCCGAACGTGCGCGAGATCCTGCCGTTCGTGTCGAAGCCGATCATCCGCTATGGCATCGGCGCGGAAGCGCAGGTGCGCGCGGTCAACGTCGAGGCGCGCGACGGCCGCATGCACTTCACGACGCTGCGCGAAGATGCGCCGCCGCTCGACATCGTGTTGAATCTGCCGGGCCTGCATAACGTGCAGAACGCGCTCGCCGCCATTGCGATTGCGACTGAACTCGAAGTGGCGGATGCCGATATCCAGAGGGCGCTCGCCGAATTCAACGGTGTCGGCCGGCGCTTCCAGCGTTACGGCGACGTGAAGACGAACGACAACGAAGGCGCGTACACGCTGATCGACGACTACGGGCATCACCCGGTGGAAATGGCCGCGACCATCGCGGCGGCGCGCGGCGCGTTCCCGGACCGGCGTCTCGTGCTGGCGTTCCAGCCGCATCGCTATACGCGCACGCGCGACTGTTTCGAAGATTTCGTGAAGGTGCTCTCCACCGTGGACGCACTCGTTCTCACCGATGTTTATGCCGCAGGCGAAGCGCCGATCGTCGCCGCCGACGGCCGCGCGCTCGCACGCGCGATCCGCGTGGCGGGCAAGGTGGAGCCGGTGTTCGTCGAAACGGTGGATGAAGTGCCGGACGCCGTGACGACGCTCGCGCGCAACGGCGACGTGGTGATCACGATGGGCGCGGGTTCCATCGGCGGTGTATGCGGGCGGCTCGCGCAGAGCCAGCCGCAGTGA
- the murG gene encoding undecaprenyldiphospho-muramoylpentapeptide beta-N-acetylglucosaminyltransferase: MSAQRPTLMVMAGGTGGHVFPGLAVAHWMQARGWRVVWLGNASGMEATLVPKHGIPMECVRFGGVRGKGIKTKLMLPVNLMRACSQSLRVLRQVKPDVVLGMGGYITFPAGIMTKLAGCPLVLHEQNSIAGLANKVLAHLAKRVLVAFPNALPNAEWTGNPIRAELTSTLPPKERYASRTGKLNVLVVGGSLGAAALNETVPKALALLSPDERPRIVHQAGAKHIEALQANYAAAGLSRGEDLQLVPFIEDMASAYASADLVICRSGAMTVSEIAAVGVAALFVPFPFAVDDHQTTNGAFLAKNGAAELIQQRDLSAEKLAGWLRAQTRDTLAEMAARSRALAKPDATERVATVCADVAGARLTGQAREAH; the protein is encoded by the coding sequence ATGAGCGCGCAACGCCCCACGCTGATGGTCATGGCGGGCGGCACCGGCGGCCACGTGTTTCCGGGGCTCGCGGTCGCGCACTGGATGCAGGCGCGCGGCTGGCGCGTCGTCTGGCTCGGCAACGCGAGCGGCATGGAAGCGACGCTCGTACCCAAGCACGGCATCCCGATGGAATGCGTGCGCTTCGGCGGCGTGCGCGGCAAGGGCATCAAGACGAAGCTGATGCTGCCGGTGAATCTCATGCGCGCGTGCTCGCAAAGCCTGCGCGTGCTGCGTCAGGTGAAGCCGGACGTGGTTCTCGGCATGGGCGGCTACATCACGTTTCCGGCGGGCATCATGACGAAGCTCGCGGGCTGCCCGCTCGTGCTGCACGAACAGAACTCCATCGCGGGTCTCGCGAACAAGGTGCTCGCGCATCTCGCAAAGCGCGTGCTTGTCGCGTTTCCCAATGCTCTGCCGAATGCCGAATGGACCGGCAATCCCATTCGCGCGGAACTTACGTCGACATTGCCGCCCAAAGAACGCTACGCGTCGCGCACGGGCAAGCTGAACGTGCTTGTCGTCGGCGGCAGTCTGGGCGCGGCCGCGCTGAACGAAACGGTGCCGAAGGCGCTCGCGCTGCTGTCGCCGGATGAACGTCCGCGCATCGTGCATCAGGCCGGCGCGAAGCACATCGAAGCATTGCAGGCGAACTACGCGGCGGCCGGTCTTTCGCGCGGCGAAGACTTGCAGCTCGTGCCGTTCATCGAGGACATGGCGAGCGCGTACGCATCCGCCGATCTCGTGATTTGCCGCTCGGGTGCGATGACGGTGTCCGAAATCGCGGCGGTCGGCGTGGCGGCGCTCTTCGTGCCGTTCCCGTTCGCCGTCGACGATCACCAGACGACCAACGGCGCGTTCCTCGCGAAGAACGGCGCAGCGGAATTGATACAACAACGCGACTTGTCGGCGGAAAAGCTCGCCGGCTGGTTGCGTGCGCAGACGCGCGACACGCTGGCGGAGATGGCCGCGCGCTCACGCGCCCTGGCGAAACCGGACGCGACCGAACGGGTCGCGACCGTCTGCGCCGACGTCGCCGGCGCGCGTCTTACGGGCCAAGCTCGGGAGGCACATTAA
- the ftsW gene encoding putative lipid II flippase FtsW: MSWSDRFGSKITGQRNAVPNDSLAGRSGGISSAVNGVRPARSRMLDYDHSLLWVTIALLGLGIVMVYSASIAMPDSPKYAQYRDYHFLVRHLVSVATALVGAVIAFKIPVKTWDKLAPKLFLVALVMLVIVLIPHIGKGVNGARRWIPLGITNMQPSEIMKLAVTIYAANYTVRKQEFMHSFGKGFLPMAVAVGAVGALLLLEPDMGAFMVIAAIAMGVLFLGGVNGKLFGGLVLTAVGTFTMLVWLSPWRRERIFAYLDPWDDRYAQGKAYQLTHSLIAFGRGEWFGVGLGGSVEKLNYLPEAHTDFILAVIGEELGFVGVICVILLFYWIVRRAFEIGRQALALDRTFAGLMAKGVGIWFGAQTFINMGVNLGLLPTKGLTLPLVSYGGSGILLNCVALAVLLRVDYENRVLMRGGKV, translated from the coding sequence ATGAGCTGGTCGGACCGCTTCGGATCGAAAATCACCGGGCAGCGGAACGCGGTTCCGAACGATTCGCTCGCCGGGCGCTCGGGCGGCATTTCGAGCGCCGTCAACGGCGTGCGTCCCGCGCGCTCGCGCATGCTCGACTACGACCATTCGCTCTTGTGGGTGACGATCGCGTTGCTCGGGCTCGGCATCGTGATGGTGTATTCGGCGTCCATCGCCATGCCGGATTCGCCGAAGTACGCGCAGTACCGCGACTATCACTTCCTCGTGCGGCACCTCGTTTCCGTCGCGACCGCGCTCGTCGGCGCGGTCATCGCGTTCAAGATTCCGGTGAAGACCTGGGACAAGCTCGCGCCGAAGCTCTTTCTGGTCGCGCTCGTGATGCTCGTCATCGTGCTGATTCCGCATATCGGCAAGGGCGTGAACGGCGCGCGCCGCTGGATTCCGCTCGGCATCACGAACATGCAGCCGTCCGAAATCATGAAGCTCGCGGTCACGATCTACGCCGCGAATTACACGGTGCGCAAGCAAGAGTTCATGCACAGCTTCGGCAAGGGCTTCTTGCCGATGGCCGTAGCGGTCGGCGCGGTCGGCGCGCTCTTGCTGCTCGAACCGGACATGGGCGCGTTCATGGTGATCGCCGCCATTGCAATGGGCGTGCTGTTCCTCGGCGGCGTGAATGGCAAGCTCTTCGGCGGTCTGGTGCTCACGGCGGTCGGCACGTTCACGATGCTCGTGTGGCTCTCGCCGTGGCGTCGCGAGCGGATCTTCGCTTATCTCGATCCGTGGGACGACCGCTACGCGCAGGGCAAGGCGTATCAGCTGACGCACTCGCTGATCGCGTTCGGGCGCGGCGAGTGGTTCGGCGTCGGTCTCGGCGGAAGCGTCGAGAAGCTCAACTATCTGCCGGAAGCGCATACCGACTTCATTCTCGCGGTGATCGGCGAGGAACTCGGTTTCGTCGGCGTCATCTGCGTGATTCTGCTGTTCTACTGGATCGTGCGCCGCGCGTTCGAGATCGGACGTCAGGCGCTCGCGCTCGATCGCACGTTCGCCGGTCTGATGGCGAAGGGCGTCGGCATTTGGTTCGGCGCGCAGACGTTCATCAACATGGGCGTCAACCTCGGTCTTCTGCCGACCAAGGGCCTCACGCTGCCGCTCGTCAGCTACGGCGGCTCGGGCATCTTGCTGAACTGCGTCGCGCTGGCGGTGCTGCTGCGCGTCGATTATGAGAATCGCGTGCTCATGCGCGGAGGCAAAGTATGA
- the murD gene encoding UDP-N-acetylmuramoyl-L-alanine--D-glutamate ligase, protein MFGEKFSGRQSPMVLVLGLGESGLAMARWCARHGCRLRIADTRENPPNLSELVIHNIDAEFVGGAFTTGLLDGGIELLAISPGLSPLAPDLAPLIAAAKERGIPVWGELELFAQALAGLAVNGYEPKVLAITGTNGKTTTTALTGLLCERAGKRVAVAGNISPAMLDKLAEAIDQTALPDVWVLELSSFQLETSHSFAPDAAAVLNITQDHLDWHGGLDAYAAAKGRIFGPRTVRVLNRDDARTMALAANIAQDRIVTFGLDEPSKVGDYGLLRDNGIAWLAQGIDRDAADEPAPSRRRKQDVAAPNVVAKRLMPADALRIRGLHNAANALAALALARAIDLPLAALLHGLREYRGEPHRVEVIAQIDGVDYVDDSKGTNVGATVAALDGLAQRVVLIAGGDGKGQDFSPLEAPVARWARAVMLVGRDAPRIRETLASTGVALEDHATLEAATEAASRIAEPGDAVLLSPACASLDMFKNYAHRADVFRSAVEDIAAARGVML, encoded by the coding sequence ATGTTTGGCGAGAAGTTTTCCGGTCGGCAAAGTCCGATGGTGCTCGTGCTGGGGCTCGGTGAATCCGGCCTCGCGATGGCGCGCTGGTGCGCCAGGCACGGGTGCCGGCTGCGGATCGCCGATACGCGCGAGAACCCGCCGAATCTGTCGGAACTGGTAATCCACAACATCGACGCGGAGTTCGTCGGCGGCGCGTTCACGACCGGACTGCTCGACGGCGGCATCGAACTGCTTGCCATCAGCCCCGGTCTTTCGCCGCTCGCGCCGGACCTCGCGCCGCTCATCGCGGCGGCGAAGGAGCGCGGCATTCCGGTGTGGGGCGAACTCGAACTGTTCGCGCAGGCGCTCGCCGGTCTAGCCGTGAACGGCTACGAGCCGAAGGTGCTCGCGATCACCGGCACCAACGGCAAGACCACGACCACGGCGCTCACCGGTCTTCTGTGCGAACGCGCGGGCAAGCGCGTGGCGGTCGCGGGCAACATCAGCCCGGCGATGCTCGACAAGCTCGCCGAAGCCATCGATCAAACCGCGCTGCCGGACGTCTGGGTGCTCGAACTCTCCAGCTTCCAGCTCGAAACATCGCACAGCTTCGCGCCGGATGCGGCTGCCGTGCTGAACATCACGCAGGATCATCTCGACTGGCACGGCGGCCTGGACGCCTACGCCGCCGCGAAGGGCCGCATCTTCGGGCCGCGCACGGTGCGCGTGCTGAATCGCGACGACGCCCGCACGATGGCGCTCGCCGCAAACATCGCGCAGGACCGCATCGTGACGTTCGGGCTGGATGAGCCGTCGAAGGTCGGCGACTACGGCTTGTTGCGCGACAACGGCATTGCGTGGCTCGCGCAAGGTATCGACCGCGACGCTGCCGACGAACCCGCGCCATCGCGCCGCCGCAAGCAGGATGTCGCCGCGCCGAACGTCGTTGCCAAGCGGCTGATGCCCGCCGACGCGCTGCGCATTCGCGGCCTGCACAACGCGGCCAATGCGCTCGCCGCGCTCGCGCTCGCCCGCGCCATCGACCTGCCGCTCGCCGCTCTCTTGCACGGCTTGCGCGAGTATCGCGGCGAACCGCATCGCGTGGAGGTGATCGCGCAGATCGACGGCGTCGATTATGTGGACGACAGCAAGGGCACGAACGTCGGCGCGACGGTCGCCGCGCTGGATGGCCTCGCGCAACGCGTCGTGCTGATTGCAGGCGGCGACGGCAAAGGTCAGGACTTCTCGCCGCTGGAAGCGCCGGTTGCGCGCTGGGCGCGTGCGGTGATGCTGGTCGGCCGCGACGCGCCGCGCATTCGCGAGACGCTCGCATCGACGGGCGTCGCGCTCGAAGATCACGCCACGCTCGAAGCCGCGACCGAGGCGGCATCGCGCATCGCCGAGCCGGGCGACGCCGTGTTGCTTTCGCCCGCGTGCGCGAGCCTCGACATGTTCAAGAACTACGCACACCGCGCCGACGTGTTTCGCAGCGCGGTCGAAGATATCGCCGCCGCGCGGGGAGTGATGCTATGA
- the mraY gene encoding phospho-N-acetylmuramoyl-pentapeptide-transferase, with amino-acid sequence MLLALAQWLQNDASFMRVFTYITFRAVGATATALLIGLVCGPWVIRKLTAMKVGQAVRKDGPQTHLVKSGTPTMGGVLILMGIAVSTLLWADLTNRFVWIVMLVTFGYGVIGWVDDYRKVVHKDPRGMSSREKYLWQSVIGLFAAVYLAFSVSEASNTRVFDLFMAWVRSGLSMGLPARADLMLPFLKSITYPLGVWGFIAMTYFVIVGSSNAVNLTDGLDGLVIMPVVLVGASLGAFAYVMGSSVYSKYLLFPHIPGAGELLIFCSAMGGAGLAFLWYNTHPAQVFMGDVGALALGGALGTIAVIVRQEIVLFIMGGIFVAETLSVMLQVFWFKFTKRRYGEGRRFFKMAPLHHHYELSGWTETQVVVRFWIITLMLCLFGLSTLKLR; translated from the coding sequence ATGCTACTCGCACTCGCGCAATGGCTTCAGAATGACGCCAGCTTCATGCGCGTGTTCACCTACATTACGTTCCGCGCGGTGGGCGCCACCGCGACGGCGCTTTTGATCGGTCTCGTCTGCGGCCCGTGGGTCATCCGCAAGCTGACCGCGATGAAAGTCGGTCAGGCGGTGCGCAAGGACGGCCCGCAAACGCACCTCGTCAAGTCGGGCACGCCGACGATGGGCGGTGTGCTGATCCTCATGGGCATCGCGGTTTCGACGCTTCTCTGGGCCGATCTCACGAACCGCTTCGTGTGGATCGTGATGCTCGTCACGTTCGGCTATGGCGTGATCGGCTGGGTGGACGACTATCGCAAGGTCGTGCACAAGGACCCGCGCGGCATGTCGTCGCGCGAGAAGTATTTGTGGCAGTCGGTCATCGGCCTGTTCGCGGCCGTGTATCTGGCGTTCAGCGTATCCGAGGCGAGCAACACGCGCGTCTTCGATCTCTTCATGGCGTGGGTGCGCAGCGGCCTCTCGATGGGCCTGCCCGCGCGCGCCGACCTCATGCTGCCGTTCCTCAAGTCGATCACGTATCCGCTCGGCGTGTGGGGCTTCATCGCGATGACGTACTTCGTGATCGTCGGATCGAGCAATGCGGTGAACCTCACCGACGGCCTCGACGGTCTCGTCATCATGCCCGTCGTGCTGGTGGGCGCGTCGCTCGGCGCGTTCGCGTACGTGATGGGCAGCTCGGTCTATTCGAAGTACCTGCTCTTTCCGCACATTCCCGGCGCGGGCGAACTGCTGATCTTCTGCTCAGCCATGGGCGGCGCGGGCCTCGCGTTCCTTTGGTACAACACGCACCCCGCGCAAGTCTTCATGGGCGATGTCGGCGCGCTCGCGCTCGGCGGCGCGCTCGGCACCATCGCGGTAATCGTTCGTCAGGAAATCGTGCTGTTCATCATGGGCGGCATTTTCGTGGCGGAAACGCTCTCCGTCATGCTGCAAGTCTTCTGGTTCAAGTTCACGAAGCGCCGTTACGGCGAAGGCCGGCGCTTCTTCAAGATGGCGCCGCTCCATCACCACTACGAACTGTCCGGCTGGACGGAAACGCAAGTGGTGGTGCGCTTCTGGATCATCACGTTGATGTTGTGTCTCTTCGGCTTGTCGACGCTCAAGCTGCGTTGA
- the murF gene encoding UDP-N-acetylmuramoyl-tripeptide--D-alanyl-D-alanine ligase: MTMFTLREAAALIPGAVFQGDEAIAIERVVTDSRAVQAGDLFVAVKGDRFDAHDFLDQVAKSGAAAALVSRDVRNSDAWPLPVIKVKDTRAALGALAHGWRKRFSMPLVAVTGSNGKTTVKEMIASIFAAAVGEDARLATAGNFNNDIGLPLTLFRLSAAHRLAVVELGMNHPGETDALGKIAAPTVAVVNNAQREHQEFMATVEAVALEHASVIHALGDTGTAVFPADDHYASIWRVAATGNPIMDFALTDDESKAAVTGTVDGATVHVRTPQGRIDIALTVLGEHNARNALAATAAALAAGVSLDVIKRGLEAFQPVKGRLQVKRAVTGALAGATIIDDTYNSNPDSMRAAIDVLAAQAAPRVLVMGDMGEVGEEGPAFHREVGAYAAERGIDALFALGEASRDSVNAFRAAASKQTAVHFDDVTTLIDALQQAGFGPGATYLAKGSRFMKMERVVDALTSPQQPAAGNAPAAH, from the coding sequence ATGACGATGTTCACCTTGCGCGAAGCCGCCGCGCTGATTCCCGGCGCGGTCTTTCAGGGCGACGAAGCTATCGCCATTGAACGCGTCGTGACCGACAGCCGCGCCGTGCAGGCGGGCGATCTGTTCGTCGCGGTGAAGGGCGATCGCTTCGATGCGCATGACTTCCTCGATCAAGTGGCGAAGAGCGGCGCGGCCGCCGCGCTCGTCTCGCGCGATGTGCGCAATTCCGATGCCTGGCCGCTGCCAGTCATCAAGGTAAAGGACACGCGTGCGGCGCTCGGTGCGCTGGCGCACGGCTGGCGCAAGCGCTTCAGCATGCCGCTCGTCGCCGTCACCGGCAGCAATGGCAAGACGACGGTCAAGGAAATGATCGCGTCGATCTTCGCGGCGGCAGTCGGCGAAGACGCGCGGCTCGCGACCGCGGGCAACTTCAACAACGACATTGGCCTGCCGCTCACGCTGTTTCGCCTGAGCGCGGCGCATCGGCTCGCGGTAGTCGAGCTCGGCATGAATCATCCGGGCGAGACGGATGCGCTCGGCAAGATCGCTGCGCCGACGGTCGCTGTAGTCAACAACGCGCAGCGCGAGCATCAGGAGTTCATGGCCACCGTCGAAGCCGTCGCGCTCGAACATGCGTCCGTCATTCACGCGCTCGGCGACACCGGCACGGCCGTGTTCCCCGCCGACGACCACTACGCGAGCATCTGGCGCGTGGCGGCCACCGGCAATCCGATCATGGACTTCGCGCTGACGGACGACGAGTCGAAGGCGGCAGTCACGGGCACGGTCGACGGCGCGACGGTTCATGTCCGCACGCCGCAAGGCCGCATCGACATTGCGCTTACCGTGCTCGGCGAACACAACGCGCGCAATGCGCTCGCGGCCACGGCCGCCGCGCTGGCGGCGGGCGTATCGCTCGACGTCATCAAGCGCGGCCTCGAAGCGTTTCAGCCGGTGAAGGGCCGCTTGCAGGTGAAGCGCGCGGTGACGGGCGCGCTCGCGGGCGCGACCATCATCGACGACACGTACAACTCCAATCCCGATTCCATGCGCGCCGCCATCGACGTGCTCGCGGCGCAGGCCGCGCCGCGCGTGCTCGTGATGGGCGACATGGGGGAAGTCGGTGAAGAAGGGCCGGCGTTTCATCGCGAAGTCGGCGCGTATGCGGCCGAGCGCGGCATCGATGCGTTGTTCGCACTCGGCGAAGCGAGCCGCGATTCGGTGAACGCATTCCGCGCGGCGGCGTCGAAGCAGACCGCCGTTCATTTCGACGACGTGACCACGCTCATCGACGCTCTTCAGCAAGCCGGGTTCGGACCCGGCGCAACGTATCTCGCGAAAGGCTCGCGCTTCATGAAGATGGAGCGCGTGGTGGACGCCCTGACGAGCCCACAACAACCCGCGGCGGGCAATGCGCCCGCTGCACACTGA
- a CDS encoding UDP-N-acetylmuramoyl-L-alanyl-D-glutamate--2,6-diaminopimelate ligase, with protein MSAPRQSKMQKDVSHAVQWLRAHARPEAQLHADTRSLKSGDVFLAYAVDGADNRPYLDAALGAGAAAALYQPENFAGKPDASKALAVPALNELAGPIASAWYGEPSASMLTVGVTGTNGKTSCSQWIATALTALGRPCAIVGTLGIGMPGKLASTGFTTPDAPQLQRSLAQLKAQGAEAVAMEVSSHALHQGRVNGTDFDIAIFTNLTQDHLDYHGTFEAYEAAKARLFAWPSLKTAIVNRDDAAGQRLIESLRGKVRTIAYAVDMPADAPPSADAVLLASRVRATATGTAFHLSSDWGEAEVEVNTLGTFNVSNLLAVLGVLLEVGVPFDAALARISKLESVNGRMERLGGRLQNDEPLVVIDYAHTPDALEKTLAALRPIAAARGGELVCMFGCGGDRDATKRPLMGEIAERLADQVVITSDNPRSEDPLAIIDQIAAGMKHAAKVRRIEDRASAILQALRSAAREDVVLLAGKGHEATQEIMGKKRAFSDQDHARLALAARATHQRGGGE; from the coding sequence ATGAGCGCGCCCCGTCAGAGCAAGATGCAGAAGGACGTTTCACATGCCGTTCAATGGCTGCGCGCCCATGCGCGGCCCGAGGCCCAGTTGCACGCCGACACGCGCTCGCTCAAAAGCGGCGACGTGTTCCTGGCGTACGCCGTCGACGGCGCGGACAACCGGCCGTATCTCGACGCGGCGCTCGGCGCGGGCGCGGCTGCCGCGCTGTATCAGCCGGAGAACTTCGCGGGCAAGCCGGACGCGTCGAAGGCGTTGGCCGTGCCCGCGCTCAACGAACTCGCGGGTCCGATTGCGTCCGCGTGGTACGGCGAGCCGAGCGCCTCGATGCTCACCGTCGGCGTGACGGGCACCAACGGCAAGACATCGTGCAGCCAGTGGATCGCCACCGCGCTGACCGCGCTCGGTCGGCCGTGCGCGATCGTCGGCACGCTCGGCATCGGCATGCCGGGCAAGCTCGCGTCCACTGGCTTCACCACGCCCGATGCGCCGCAGCTTCAGCGCAGCCTCGCGCAACTGAAGGCGCAAGGCGCGGAGGCTGTCGCGATGGAAGTCTCGTCGCATGCGCTGCATCAGGGGCGCGTGAACGGCACGGACTTCGACATCGCCATCTTCACGAATCTCACGCAGGATCATCTCGACTATCACGGCACGTTCGAGGCTTACGAAGCCGCGAAAGCGCGTCTTTTCGCGTGGCCGTCGCTGAAAACGGCCATCGTCAATCGCGACGATGCCGCCGGTCAGCGTCTCATCGAATCGCTGCGCGGGAAGGTCCGCACGATTGCGTACGCCGTCGACATGCCGGCCGATGCCCCGCCGAGCGCCGACGCCGTGCTGCTCGCGAGCCGCGTGCGCGCAACCGCCACGGGCACCGCGTTTCATCTTTCGTCCGACTGGGGCGAGGCCGAAGTCGAAGTGAACACGCTCGGCACGTTCAACGTGAGCAATCTGCTCGCGGTGCTCGGCGTGCTGCTCGAAGTCGGCGTTCCGTTCGATGCCGCGCTCGCGCGCATCTCGAAGCTCGAATCGGTCAACGGCCGCATGGAGCGTCTCGGCGGCCGGCTGCAAAACGATGAGCCGCTCGTCGTGATCGACTACGCGCACACGCCCGACGCGCTCGAAAAAACGCTCGCCGCCCTGCGCCCGATCGCTGCCGCGCGCGGCGGCGAGCTCGTCTGCATGTTCGGCTGCGGCGGTGACCGCGACGCGACCAAGCGTCCGCTGATGGGCGAAATCGCCGAGCGTCTCGCGGATCAGGTCGTCATCACCAGCGACAATCCGCGCAGCGAAGATCCGCTCGCCATCATCGACCAGATTGCCGCCGGCATGAAGCACGCGGCGAAGGTTCGGCGCATCGAGGATCGCGCGAGCGCCATTCTGCAGGCGCTGCGCTCGGCGGCGCGCGAAGATGTCGTACTGCTCGCCGGAAAAGGACACGAGGCCACGCAGGAAATCATGGGCAAAAAGCGCGCGTTCTCGGATCAGGATCACGCGCGCCTCGCGCTTGCCGCACGCGCCACGCACCAACGCGGAGGCGGCGAATGA